The genomic stretch tgactataaatattgattaacgctggGTTAAATCAAGTTGGCTCACCCGCCATCTCCACCGCACGTCATTTCACTTCTCTCTTTTCGCTTCGTTTCTCTAATTGTCtatccagatcaatgagtgtacaaaatatacgtattcgaaatccattttcgtatttgacttatttaattccgttatacaCTAAAATGGATTAAGTCGATAATTTTATACAAGGATagatgatatgtatatttcagtaATAATCAATCATATGACCTAAGTGAAGTTAGATCTCgggccacataaatctcattcagtcagctacaacgtaggaccaggcacacatatgcatcggtccaggtTGCCATATCTGGTTAGCAcagcaagatgaacaccgaattcttAAAAGTAGttgatttagtggtggtaatatataaaagataggttgtatataaggatttAGTATCAGAAGGAAGAAATTtacgaagcaattttaatctcaaggtttaagggaagataatgagtgtatacacctacgccattgtgatcgattctgagccatgtcacctagagtctccaatcattggttatgatagtcacgcggaccccaaccaagtagtctgcatctatcaacatggctcaaactagaagttagtgactttgtggactgatgccacgttttggtttggccgcccctaactcttccaaccatcccctacactagtcagcatagcgcgtcgtggtattCTTTCTTACATCTTCTTTGTTAGTGACCAGCTTCGTTCTTGTCTATCTGGAGTCGTTTAATGAATACTCACTAAAGTCCATTTTTCGTTTAAGTAATCATGTTTTAATACTATCAGAAAttccaatcctttccagtttccATTCTAATCCGAACAACTTAaaaagtaaatagatagtgtCAGACTTGTATTCAATCATTACTAAACTGCATTgaagttaataaaatatttaatatgaatatttcGTTGTTATTATTAGAGTATACGTTATTTCATGTTACTTCTTACGTTTATCAACTCTGTAGGAAGTTGTCCAGAAATTGTCAAATCCTATTGTTCTCAGCTACCTATGAAGATTCCGTCATTGATTTTGCACATGAGTTTGTTCCTAATCCGATAGAGTTTCGTGTAAAGCGTACACAACTtcctttgaaaaatattaaacagTTTTACATGTGCTTTAGTGATTGGATTGAAAAGTATCAGGCGTTGAAAGATATTTATGGAGGTTTTGAAGTTGGCCAAGCAATTATATTTTGTGCAGTAAGTTTTACATTTTGTTGAATTTTTAACTGATTAAACATAACTAACGTATCAACGTTGTTATTCAACTGACTAATCTAATTGATATCATCGTGGTTACTTCTTGATCAGCAAATTATTCTATAATGAAGATCATTACCCAGATGTGTActgtaaatgataaaaaaactGGTCCCTCCCTACTTATTTCAACCGTTGATTTTGGGCTATTTACTAATAGCAAGTAGTTCAACTACATTTTATTGTTTCTACGTTGTGCGTCATTTAGTACTCACAACCAACCACATCCT from Schistosoma mansoni, WGS project CABG00000000 data, supercontig 0151, strain Puerto Rico, whole genome shotgun sequence encodes the following:
- a CDS encoding DEAD box ATP-dependent RNA helicase, putative, with protein sequence MNISLLLLEYTLFHVTSYVYQLCRKLSRNCQILLFSATYEDSVIDFAHEFVPNPIEFRVKRTQLPLKNIKQFYMCFSDWIEKYQALKDIYGGFEVGQAIIFCAYV